The Pedobacter roseus genome contains a region encoding:
- a CDS encoding M61 family metallopeptidase yields the protein MAAKAQVKIGFEVSFKEPQAHYAEVQMNISGLAKDYVDVKMPVWTPGSYLVREFEKSVEEFKATAAGKAVKVEKVRKNTWRIFSAKAANIQINYRVYAFEISVRTPFIDESHAFLSPTGIFMHPDGLIKSPSTVKIIPFNTWSKVSTGLTPVAGEQFTYKATDFDILYDSPIEVGNQDVFEFTAAGVRHEVAMYGGGNYDKEKLKVDMAKIVEKETEVYGENPNKHYVFIVHNFLRGGGGLEHLNSTTLGATRNAYNTAEGYKGFLGLVAHEYHHLWNVKRLRPVALGPFDYDNENYTTNLWVAEGFTSYYENKYLHRAGFTDVDEFLKDLASGVGTVLNTPGAKYQSAASSSYDAWIIGYRPNENSKNNSISYYNKGEVIGILMDLEIINATKGAKSLDDVMKAMYLQCKTLKRGYTDAEFKAMVEKISGISFTNFWAKYVNGVDDVEYVKYFAYAGVDVSTENATPGKPVTGASGQLTNDGLTITSTTRNSAAWISGLNVNDVILSLDDTTLSDALSNVRLKSPMISLDAIPLVGKKNIGDVLKLKVKRDGLEKEISLTLKENPSVRLKATVNENATPAQKAVLKKWTGV from the coding sequence ATGGCAGCGAAGGCGCAGGTAAAAATAGGCTTTGAGGTTTCTTTTAAAGAGCCACAGGCACACTATGCTGAAGTGCAGATGAATATTTCTGGCTTGGCAAAAGATTATGTAGATGTAAAAATGCCGGTATGGACCCCTGGTTCTTATCTGGTGCGTGAATTTGAAAAAAGTGTAGAAGAATTTAAGGCTACAGCAGCGGGTAAAGCGGTTAAAGTAGAAAAGGTAAGAAAAAACACCTGGAGAATTTTCTCTGCGAAAGCGGCCAATATCCAGATCAACTACCGTGTTTATGCATTCGAAATTTCGGTGCGTACACCTTTTATCGACGAATCGCATGCATTTTTATCTCCAACAGGTATTTTTATGCATCCTGATGGTTTGATCAAATCGCCAAGTACCGTAAAAATTATTCCTTTCAATACCTGGAGCAAAGTTTCAACCGGTTTAACACCAGTTGCAGGCGAGCAGTTTACATATAAGGCAACCGATTTTGATATTCTATACGATAGTCCTATCGAAGTGGGTAACCAGGATGTTTTCGAATTTACAGCAGCCGGTGTTCGTCACGAAGTGGCCATGTATGGTGGTGGTAACTACGATAAGGAAAAACTTAAAGTAGATATGGCCAAAATTGTTGAAAAGGAAACTGAAGTGTATGGCGAAAACCCAAATAAACACTACGTTTTTATCGTACACAACTTTTTAAGAGGCGGTGGCGGTTTAGAGCATTTAAACTCTACTACCTTAGGCGCAACCAGAAATGCATACAACACTGCAGAAGGATATAAAGGCTTTTTAGGTTTGGTAGCACACGAATATCACCACCTTTGGAATGTTAAACGTTTACGTCCGGTGGCATTAGGCCCGTTCGATTACGACAATGAAAATTATACCACCAACCTTTGGGTGGCGGAAGGATTTACTTCGTATTACGAAAATAAATACCTGCACAGGGCTGGTTTTACCGATGTAGATGAATTTTTGAAAGATCTTGCCAGCGGTGTAGGTACAGTATTAAATACACCTGGGGCGAAATATCAATCAGCAGCTTCATCAAGTTACGATGCATGGATTATCGGTTACCGCCCTAACGAGAACTCAAAAAACAATTCCATCTCATACTATAATAAAGGAGAAGTAATCGGTATTTTAATGGATCTCGAAATCATTAACGCTACAAAAGGCGCTAAAAGTTTAGATGATGTAATGAAAGCCATGTACTTACAATGCAAAACCTTAAAACGTGGTTATACCGATGCAGAGTTTAAAGCCATGGTTGAAAAAATATCAGGAATCAGTTTTACCAATTTCTGGGCAAAATATGTGAACGGTGTTGATGATGTTGAATATGTAAAATATTTCGCTTATGCAGGTGTAGATGTATCAACCGAAAATGCAACGCCAGGTAAACCAGTTACAGGAGCTTCAGGACAGTTAACCAATGATGGCTTGACAATTACTTCTACCACAAGAAATTCTGCAGCCTGGATCAGTGGTTTAAATGTGAATGATGTAATATTAAGTTTGGATGATACTACATTAAGCGATGCGCTATCAAACGTGAGGTTAAAAAGCCCGATGATTTCTTTAGATGCCATCCCGTTGGTTGGTAAAAAAAATATCGGCGATGTGTTAAAACTAAAAGTTAAACGCGATGGACTTGAAAAAGAAATCTCTTTAACCTTAAAAGAAAATCCAAGCGTACGCTTAAAAGCAACCGTTAACGAAAATGCAACACCAGCACAAAAAGCAGTGTTAAAAAAATGGACAGGAGTTTAG
- a CDS encoding efflux RND transporter periplasmic adaptor subunit has product MKKRYIIYAVLAIGLAYLVYYRINANKKLEGKGGASAGAGKGKSGGKDGKSAPLVVDGIVVKTTSFDNDLEITGAIDANESVVLKSEVSGLVTGIYFQEGTTVSKGSVLVKVNDRDIQAQLQDALTKQKLSGTNENRAKQLLAKGAISQEEYDTSLADLKSLEAQAQLIRAQLAKTTIRAPFTGRVGLRSISAGTYLTPATVIANLVSTNPVKVTFSVPEKYAGQIKINSEITFTTDGSSKENKGKVYAIEPGINAATRTLQIRALAPNADNALLPGSFAKIKLALSTLQNAILIPNEAVVPVLKGKIVYIQKNGKAQEVKVEAGTRTDENIVITSGLKVGDTVLTTGSMALKKDAPVKVHLVKE; this is encoded by the coding sequence ATGAAGAAAAGGTATATTATCTATGCTGTTTTAGCCATAGGCCTGGCTTATTTAGTCTATTACAGAATTAACGCTAACAAGAAACTCGAAGGAAAAGGCGGGGCATCTGCAGGGGCAGGAAAAGGAAAATCAGGTGGTAAAGATGGAAAATCGGCACCACTTGTGGTAGATGGTATTGTGGTAAAAACAACATCATTTGATAACGACCTTGAAATTACAGGCGCCATTGATGCCAACGAATCTGTTGTGTTGAAAAGTGAAGTATCGGGATTGGTTACAGGTATTTATTTTCAGGAAGGTACAACTGTATCAAAGGGAAGTGTGCTGGTAAAAGTAAACGACAGGGATATACAGGCACAATTGCAGGATGCATTAACCAAACAAAAACTTTCAGGAACAAACGAAAACAGGGCTAAACAGCTTTTGGCGAAAGGCGCGATCAGTCAGGAAGAATATGATACTTCTTTAGCCGATTTAAAATCTTTAGAGGCACAGGCACAATTAATCAGGGCTCAACTGGCAAAAACTACAATACGTGCGCCTTTTACAGGTCGTGTAGGTTTGCGCAGCATCTCAGCAGGAACCTATTTAACACCAGCAACGGTAATTGCCAATCTGGTAAGCACCAATCCGGTTAAAGTTACTTTTTCTGTACCGGAGAAATATGCAGGACAGATTAAAATAAATTCGGAAATTACCTTTACTACCGATGGCTCATCAAAAGAGAACAAAGGAAAAGTTTACGCGATAGAGCCTGGAATTAATGCTGCTACGCGGACTTTACAGATCAGGGCTTTGGCCCCAAATGCAGATAATGCATTGCTACCAGGATCATTTGCGAAGATTAAACTGGCATTAAGCACGCTACAAAATGCCATATTGATTCCTAACGAAGCAGTGGTACCCGTTTTAAAAGGCAAGATTGTATATATCCAAAAGAACGGAAAAGCACAGGAAGTTAAGGTTGAGGCCGGAACACGTACCGATGAAAATATCGTAATTACTTCAGGATTAAAAGTTGGCGATACGGTGTTAACAACCGGATCGATGGCTTTAAAGAAAGATGCTCCTGTAAAAGTTCATTTGGTTAAAGAATAA
- a CDS encoding efflux RND transporter permease subunit yields MSISTTSIKRPVLAIVMNLLIVLFGIIGYTFLGVREYPSIDPTVVSVRTSYPGANSDIIESQITEPLEKSINSIDGIRNISSSSNQGTSNITIEFNLDKNIEEAANDVRDKVSQAARTLPKDIDGLPVVSKADANSDPILSMTIQSDKRNTLELSDYAENVIADRIQTIPGVSSVQIQGQRKYAMRIWMDPNKLSAYGLTSQDIVTALDNENVELPSGKITGATTELTVKTLGKLTDENQFNNLILKTDSNQVIKLKDVGYAVLGPENEETILRESGKPMVAIAIIPQPGANYLDISKEFYKRFDKLKADIPQDIKLKVALDNTLFIKRSVTEVAETIGLSLVLVILIIYLFFRDWAIAFRPLIDIPVSLVFTFFIMYAFGFSINVLSLLAIVLATGLVVDDGIVVTENIFKKVEEGMSPFEAAIKGSNEIFFAVISISITLAAVFLPVIFLQGFVGRLFREFGVVIGAAVLVSAFVSLTLTPMLNAYLMKKGGHKPSRFYNWTEPYFVKLNNAYESNLNKFLDKRWLSVPIILVCMGLIFLFWKILPKETAPYDDRSAININVTTPEGASFTYTDQFIMKLNQLVIDSVPEKNVNITITSPGFGGSGSVNSGFVRMGLIDPEERERSQKDIADMLTRVTKKYTEGKTIVNQQPTISVGRRGGLPISYIIQAQNFEKLREKIPLFMDAVSKDPTFTVSDVNLKFNKPEINLTIDRDKAKNLGVSISAIAQTLNLGLSGQRFSYFFMNGKQYQVIGQFDRGDRKDPLDLSSVYVRNDKGELVQLDNVVTAKEESSPPQLYRNNRFIAATVSAGLAPGKSIGEGIDAMDAISKKVLDETFSTDLSGESRDFKESSSNTFFAFGLALLLVYLILSAQFESFKDPIIIILTVPMAVAGAFLSLWLCGQSWNIFSQIGTIMLIGLVTKNGILIVEFANQLKEKGTPIPEAIREAAVSRLRPILMTSLAIAIGALPIALALGAAAKSRMSMGTVIVGGTLFSLVLTLFVIPAIYSYWAKPYKPNKELKEAHRFEQEALHTEE; encoded by the coding sequence ATGAGTATCTCCACCACGAGTATAAAAAGGCCCGTTCTGGCCATTGTGATGAACTTATTGATTGTCCTTTTCGGGATAATCGGCTATACCTTTCTGGGTGTACGGGAATACCCGTCAATTGATCCAACGGTAGTTTCGGTAAGAACATCTTATCCAGGCGCAAACTCGGATATCATCGAATCGCAGATTACCGAACCTCTGGAAAAATCGATCAATTCGATTGACGGGATCCGGAATATTTCTTCATCGAGTAACCAGGGTACCAGTAACATTACCATTGAATTCAACCTTGATAAAAATATCGAAGAAGCGGCAAACGATGTACGCGATAAGGTATCGCAGGCAGCACGTACTTTACCTAAAGATATCGACGGTTTACCAGTGGTAAGTAAGGCCGATGCAAACTCTGATCCGATTTTATCGATGACGATTCAGAGTGATAAACGAAATACCTTAGAATTAAGCGATTATGCAGAAAACGTAATTGCCGACCGTATTCAGACCATTCCGGGGGTAAGTAGCGTACAGATCCAGGGGCAAAGAAAATATGCTATGCGTATCTGGATGGATCCGAATAAACTGAGTGCTTACGGCTTAACCTCGCAGGATATTGTTACCGCTTTGGATAACGAAAATGTGGAGCTTCCATCAGGAAAAATTACTGGTGCAACTACTGAATTAACGGTAAAAACATTGGGAAAACTGACCGATGAAAATCAGTTTAACAACCTGATCCTGAAAACAGACAGCAACCAGGTAATTAAGTTAAAAGATGTAGGTTATGCGGTTTTAGGTCCGGAAAACGAAGAAACCATTTTGCGCGAATCGGGCAAACCGATGGTGGCCATTGCCATTATCCCACAGCCTGGAGCCAATTATCTTGATATCAGTAAAGAGTTTTACAAACGTTTCGATAAATTAAAAGCTGATATTCCACAGGACATTAAGCTTAAAGTAGCCTTAGACAATACCTTGTTTATTAAACGTTCGGTAACAGAGGTGGCCGAAACCATTGGTTTATCACTGGTGCTGGTAATCCTGATCATTTACCTGTTTTTCAGGGATTGGGCCATTGCTTTCAGGCCATTGATCGATATTCCGGTTTCATTAGTTTTCACTTTCTTTATCATGTATGCCTTTGGTTTCTCGATAAATGTACTGAGTTTACTGGCCATTGTACTCGCTACAGGTTTAGTGGTAGATGATGGTATTGTGGTGACCGAAAATATCTTTAAAAAGGTTGAAGAGGGCATGTCGCCATTTGAGGCGGCCATTAAAGGATCAAACGAAATCTTTTTCGCTGTAATTTCCATTTCCATTACCCTTGCAGCAGTATTCTTACCTGTAATTTTCTTACAGGGTTTCGTGGGGCGTTTATTCAGGGAATTTGGAGTGGTAATCGGCGCTGCTGTATTGGTATCGGCTTTTGTATCGCTTACTTTAACCCCAATGCTGAATGCTTACCTGATGAAAAAAGGAGGACATAAACCATCAAGGTTTTACAATTGGACAGAGCCTTATTTTGTGAAGTTAAACAATGCGTACGAATCGAACCTGAACAAATTTTTAGATAAAAGATGGCTCTCAGTTCCGATTATTCTGGTATGTATGGGCTTAATTTTCTTATTCTGGAAGATTTTACCAAAGGAAACTGCTCCCTATGATGATAGAAGCGCAATCAACATCAACGTAACTACGCCAGAAGGTGCATCTTTTACTTATACCGATCAGTTTATCATGAAACTGAACCAATTGGTGATCGATTCGGTTCCGGAGAAAAATGTAAACATTACCATTACTTCACCAGGTTTTGGTGGTTCGGGCTCGGTAAATTCTGGTTTTGTAAGGATGGGTTTAATTGATCCGGAAGAACGTGAACGTTCGCAAAAAGATATTGCCGATATGCTTACCAGGGTGACTAAAAAATATACCGAGGGTAAAACCATCGTTAACCAGCAGCCTACCATTTCAGTTGGCCGCCGGGGAGGCTTACCAATCAGTTATATTATCCAGGCGCAGAATTTCGAAAAGCTAAGGGAGAAAATTCCTTTGTTTATGGATGCGGTATCCAAAGATCCTACTTTTACCGTTTCGGATGTGAACCTGAAATTTAACAAACCCGAAATCAACCTGACGATTGATCGAGATAAAGCCAAGAATCTAGGGGTTTCGATCTCTGCCATCGCCCAAACCCTAAATCTGGGGTTAAGCGGACAAAGGTTTTCCTATTTCTTCATGAACGGAAAACAATATCAGGTAATTGGTCAGTTTGACCGTGGCGACAGAAAAGACCCATTGGATTTAAGTTCGGTTTATGTGCGTAATGATAAAGGCGAACTGGTACAGCTCGATAATGTAGTTACCGCTAAAGAAGAGAGCAGTCCACCGCAGTTATACCGGAACAACCGTTTCATTGCAGCTACTGTTTCGGCAGGCTTAGCCCCTGGAAAAAGTATTGGCGAAGGTATTGATGCCATGGATGCCATATCTAAAAAAGTACTGGACGAAACCTTTTCTACCGATTTAAGTGGAGAATCGCGGGATTTTAAAGAAAGTTCATCAAATACTTTCTTTGCCTTCGGTTTAGCCCTACTACTTGTTTATTTAATCCTTTCCGCACAGTTTGAAAGTTTTAAAGACCCGATTATCATCATTTTAACCGTACCAATGGCTGTAGCAGGTGCATTTTTATCGCTATGGCTCTGCGGGCAGAGCTGGAACATTTTCAGTCAGATCGGAACCATTATGTTAATTGGTCTGGTAACCAAAAACGGTATTTTGATTGTCGAATTTGCCAACCAGCTAAAAGAAAAAGGCACGCCGATACCTGAAGCCATCCGTGAAGCTGCTGTTTCACGTTTGCGCCCGATTTTAATGACCAGTTTGGCCATTGCCATTGGTGCATTACCTATTGCTTTGGCTTTAGGTGCCGCCGCAAAAAGCAGGATGAGTATGGGAACCGTAATTGTAGGCGGAACATTGTTCTCGCTGGTATTAACCTTATTTGTGATCCCGGCCATTTACTCTTATTGGGCAAAACCATACAAACCAAACAAAGAATTAAAAGAAGCCCATCGTTTTGAACAAGAAGCTTTACACACAGAAGAATAA
- a CDS encoding TolC family protein, translating to MSKKLKILILLLSLSFSGFAQEKLSLQEAITIALQNNYDIKISKNQIDIAKNNANIGNAGMLPNLTGNYTNGGSIQNTRQTPATGPDRVITGAKSTNNSYGADLNWTIFDGFSMFANYDRLKELQKQGELNARLTILTTVADVITAYYDVVRQQQLVIAADSAMDVSVLRTNIAKTKLQLGRGSKLDVLTAQVDYNTDTSNYLQTKNALQVAKVRLNQLMVRDIGTTFVVDNNIDVDKGILYSKMAEMAEQQNPNVQNAFINQRIASLNLKSIRGARYPAVSLNSGYSRANSTSPTGFNQKFAANGFTYGVTASINLFNGFLQRQNERNAKIDIENSTLTLSKTKLDVNSQLLTAYQNYSTYIDLIKLEQRNVDIAKENLDITLAKYRLGSIAPLELREAQRNAIDAQNRFIEMQYQAKIAETNLKAISGNIDLSK from the coding sequence ATGAGCAAGAAATTAAAAATATTGATCCTGTTGTTAAGCCTGTCGTTTTCGGGCTTCGCACAAGAAAAACTGAGCTTACAGGAGGCGATCACCATTGCCTTACAGAATAATTACGACATAAAAATCAGCAAAAACCAGATCGATATTGCAAAAAACAATGCCAATATCGGTAATGCTGGGATGTTGCCCAATTTAACCGGAAATTATACCAATGGTGGAAGTATCCAAAACACCCGTCAAACGCCTGCAACAGGCCCTGACCGGGTGATTACCGGTGCAAAAAGCACCAATAATAGTTATGGTGCCGATTTAAACTGGACCATTTTTGATGGTTTTAGTATGTTCGCCAATTATGACCGTTTAAAAGAACTACAAAAGCAGGGCGAACTCAATGCGCGTTTAACCATTTTAACCACCGTTGCCGATGTAATTACTGCTTACTACGACGTAGTAAGGCAACAACAGCTGGTTATAGCGGCCGATAGTGCCATGGATGTTTCTGTTTTACGTACCAATATTGCTAAAACCAAATTGCAATTGGGTCGCGGTTCTAAGCTCGATGTATTAACCGCACAGGTTGACTACAATACTGATACCTCAAATTATCTGCAAACCAAAAATGCCTTGCAAGTGGCCAAAGTGCGTTTAAACCAGTTAATGGTTAGGGATATTGGAACAACATTCGTGGTAGATAATAATATTGACGTAGATAAAGGCATCTTATATAGCAAAATGGCCGAAATGGCCGAACAGCAAAATCCGAATGTGCAGAATGCCTTTATAAACCAGCGGATTGCTTCATTAAACTTAAAATCCATCCGTGGAGCTAGGTATCCCGCAGTTAGCTTAAATTCGGGTTATAGCAGGGCAAATAGTACCAGTCCGACAGGTTTTAACCAAAAATTTGCAGCCAATGGATTTACTTATGGCGTAACGGCGAGCATTAACTTGTTTAACGGCTTTTTACAAAGACAAAATGAGCGTAATGCCAAGATAGACATTGAAAACTCAACCTTAACCTTAAGTAAAACCAAACTTGATGTAAACTCACAATTGCTTACCGCTTATCAAAATTACAGTACTTACATCGATCTGATCAAATTGGAACAGCGCAACGTGGATATTGCAAAGGAAAATCTTGATATCACGCTGGCAAAATACCGTTTAGGTAGCATAGCCCCTTTAGAACTAAGAGAAGCGCAGCGTAATGCTATTGATGCACAAAACCGCTTTATCGAAATGCAATATCAGGCCAAAATTGCTGAAACTAACTTAAAAGCAATTAGCGGGAATATAGATTTATCAAAATAG
- a CDS encoding N-acetylglucosamine kinase: MILVADSGSSKTDWMGYHNGETIKFSTPGINPYFLSEQEITKLITKNESLIQYANEVKEIYFFGAGCSSPDKHEVVSNGLSAVFENAFISVDHDLLGCVYATCGNAEGLNCILGTGSNICYFDGKKIHDGHHGLGYVLGDEGSGTFFGKKVLLSYLYNKMPANLAAEFKKTFPSEKEQIITNVYQKPFPNIYLAGFSRFMANHKDHPFIQDILRTGFQEFVDTNVKDYPKHKSVPCHFVGSIAYYYQDSLISVLLENGIEPGKILQKPIEELFNFILQKEGIVQQAS, from the coding sequence ATGATACTTGTTGCAGATAGTGGCTCATCAAAAACCGATTGGATGGGCTATCACAATGGCGAAACCATTAAATTTAGCACTCCCGGAATAAACCCTTATTTCTTAAGTGAGCAGGAAATTACCAAACTGATAACCAAAAATGAATCCCTGATCCAATATGCCAATGAGGTTAAGGAAATTTACTTTTTTGGTGCGGGTTGCTCCTCACCCGATAAACATGAAGTGGTTTCTAATGGTTTATCGGCAGTTTTTGAAAATGCTTTTATCTCTGTAGATCACGATCTTTTAGGCTGTGTATACGCCACCTGCGGCAATGCCGAAGGCCTAAACTGTATTTTAGGTACGGGATCTAACATCTGTTATTTTGATGGCAAGAAAATTCATGATGGTCACCATGGCCTGGGTTATGTATTAGGCGATGAAGGATCTGGTACTTTTTTTGGCAAAAAAGTACTTTTAAGTTATCTATACAATAAAATGCCTGCCAATTTAGCCGCAGAATTCAAAAAAACTTTTCCTTCCGAAAAGGAACAGATTATTACCAATGTTTACCAAAAACCTTTCCCGAATATTTATTTAGCCGGATTTAGCCGTTTCATGGCCAATCATAAAGACCACCCTTTCATTCAGGATATCCTCCGTACGGGGTTTCAGGAATTTGTGGATACCAATGTTAAAGATTACCCAAAACATAAAAGTGTTCCGTGCCATTTTGTAGGTTCAATAGCTTATTACTACCAGGATTCGTTAATTTCTGTATTGCTTGAGAACGGTATTGAGCCGGGAAAAATCTTACAAAAACCAATCGAAGAACTGTTCAATTTCATTTTACAGAAGGAAGGCATTGTGCAACAGGCCAGTTAA
- a CDS encoding response regulator, whose translation MKRILVVDDDIEVLETIQLILEIGGFKVSALSDGEEIFNRIESFNPDLILLDISLGHIDGRVLCEQLKSIESTSKIPILLISGLYDPKDFTTLNYGQDDFLSKPFQMDVLLKKISKILSLEEDKPSFHLN comes from the coding sequence ATGAAGAGAATACTGGTAGTAGACGATGATATTGAGGTTTTAGAAACCATACAATTGATACTGGAAATCGGAGGCTTTAAAGTCTCGGCACTAAGTGATGGTGAAGAAATTTTCAACAGGATTGAAAGTTTTAACCCAGATTTAATTTTGCTCGATATTTCTCTTGGCCACATTGATGGGCGTGTGTTATGCGAGCAGTTAAAATCGATAGAAAGCACCTCTAAAATTCCGATTCTGTTAATTTCGGGTTTATACGATCCAAAAGATTTCACTACTTTGAATTATGGTCAGGATGATTTCTTATCAAAACCATTCCAAATGGATGTGCTGCTTAAAAAGATCTCCAAAATCCTATCATTGGAAGAAGACAAACCAAGTTTCCATTTGAATTAA
- a CDS encoding DUF4241 domain-containing protein, translated as MIPSGDWLKTWNEKRNLLACPNNLNNYFEETELAGKKIDHLELGSVSIPTGEILVRDPLVYIQKDAEQYLIKVPIGEFPVTAAVVVQDDNDEDCDRYAAVKVQFTAYDAVRFEEALIGTEDLVDFNEGEFFGFNVDAGLGCVLDQETLKHFCAFQDKFHSENPGKNLYDDYFAVLFAANYAENPIYQREAGDWINWKIPGTDYHIPFFQSGFGDGTYPVYYGFDVEGNVCSLIIQFIDIELAYGEEE; from the coding sequence ATGATACCAAGTGGAGATTGGCTGAAAACCTGGAATGAGAAGCGTAACCTGCTGGCCTGCCCAAATAACCTTAATAACTATTTCGAAGAAACGGAATTAGCTGGTAAAAAGATCGACCATCTTGAACTTGGCAGTGTTTCTATCCCCACAGGAGAAATTTTGGTCCGGGATCCATTGGTTTATATCCAGAAAGATGCAGAACAATACCTGATCAAAGTACCAATTGGCGAATTTCCGGTTACGGCCGCTGTAGTGGTACAAGATGATAATGATGAGGATTGTGACCGGTATGCGGCAGTTAAAGTACAATTTACAGCTTATGATGCCGTTAGGTTTGAAGAAGCATTGATCGGCACCGAAGACCTTGTTGATTTTAACGAAGGTGAATTTTTTGGTTTTAATGTGGATGCTGGTTTAGGTTGTGTTTTAGATCAGGAAACGCTAAAACATTTCTGTGCTTTTCAGGATAAGTTCCATAGCGAAAATCCGGGTAAAAATCTTTATGACGATTATTTCGCAGTACTTTTTGCAGCTAATTATGCTGAAAATCCAATTTATCAACGCGAAGCCGGCGACTGGATTAACTGGAAAATTCCAGGAACTGATTATCACATCCCATTTTTCCAGAGTGGTTTTGGTGATGGCACTTATCCTGTTTATTATGGTTTTGATGTTGAAGGTAATGTATGTTCACTGATTATCCAGTTTATTGATATTGAATTGGCTTATGGTGAGGAAGAGTAG